From one Pedosphaera parvula Ellin514 genomic stretch:
- a CDS encoding TolC family protein has protein sequence MRVFDEVSQIKHSSLFMKSSKICVVALACVAVAVNARQEPQPPVKVPLVKGARQTRVLTLEECIRMALLHNLDIQITQYTPLFDQYTISVAYAAYEPTASFRATHRMNSSPGGIDTTTGLALPSRVTHSDIFTPDISGSLPTGTTYDLTGGSLIDQSGTGIRPDLQWSANPGPGITLTQPLLKGFWIDQTRFTIQLDKNALKFDEQALRQQIMKTVTDVQTAYYELIFARENVRVNQEALKLAQQLVSENLKRVEVGALAPLDEKQSESQAASSEADLLTALQTQGTDENNLKSLITDNYGEWVNVTPVPAESLTATPQQFDLQESWRSALENRPDILQQRLTLDKNNITVKYDFNQLFPTLNLQGSYGRNALAGSFTGILGDVREEKNPFYTYGVVVSMPLGNGAARNNYRIAKATVQQQLLALKRTEQLAIVTVENDVGQLRADLQTIKARHAATVYAKDALEAEQKKLENGKSTSFQVLQLQKDYTNAQTLEIRAIASYNQHIAQLALDEGTTLTKNRIDLTKK, from the coding sequence ATGCGAGTATTTGACGAAGTTTCCCAAATCAAGCACTCTTCGCTCTTCATGAAGTCGAGCAAAATTTGTGTGGTGGCGCTGGCGTGTGTGGCAGTGGCAGTGAATGCGCGGCAGGAGCCCCAGCCACCAGTGAAGGTGCCATTAGTGAAAGGTGCGCGGCAGACACGGGTGTTGACATTGGAAGAGTGCATCCGGATGGCACTTCTGCACAATCTGGACATTCAGATTACGCAGTATACCCCGCTGTTTGACCAATATACCATCAGTGTGGCTTACGCGGCGTACGAGCCAACCGCGAGCTTCAGGGCCACACACAGGATGAACTCATCTCCCGGTGGCATTGACACGACGACTGGTCTCGCCCTGCCATCGCGGGTAACTCATTCGGATATCTTTACTCCTGATATTAGTGGATCTCTACCGACGGGAACAACCTACGATTTAACAGGCGGCTCACTAATAGATCAGTCCGGTACGGGAATCAGGCCTGATTTGCAGTGGAGTGCCAACCCTGGCCCTGGAATCACACTGACCCAGCCGTTGTTGAAGGGTTTCTGGATTGATCAGACCCGCTTTACCATTCAGTTGGACAAAAATGCACTTAAGTTTGACGAGCAGGCGTTGCGGCAGCAGATCATGAAAACCGTAACGGATGTGCAAACCGCCTATTACGAACTGATCTTCGCCCGGGAGAACGTCAGAGTGAATCAAGAAGCCCTCAAACTGGCCCAGCAACTCGTGTCTGAAAATCTCAAGCGTGTGGAAGTGGGCGCGCTGGCTCCGCTCGATGAGAAACAGTCGGAGTCGCAAGCTGCGAGCTCGGAAGCTGATTTGTTAACGGCGCTGCAGACTCAGGGGACGGATGAGAACAATCTCAAGAGTTTGATTACTGATAATTATGGAGAATGGGTGAACGTGACGCCGGTGCCAGCGGAGTCATTGACCGCCACGCCCCAACAGTTTGATCTTCAAGAGAGCTGGCGGTCGGCGCTGGAAAACAGGCCCGACATCCTGCAGCAAAGGTTGACTCTTGATAAGAATAACATCACGGTAAAATACGACTTCAATCAGTTGTTTCCTACCTTAAACCTGCAGGGCAGCTATGGGCGGAATGCCCTGGCCGGCAGTTTCACGGGAATATTAGGTGATGTGCGGGAAGAGAAAAATCCTTTCTACACCTACGGTGTGGTGGTGAGCATGCCGCTGGGTAATGGCGCGGCGCGAAATAACTACCGGATTGCCAAAGCCACCGTTCAGCAACAGCTCCTCGCGCTGAAGAGAACCGAGCAGTTGGCGATTGTGACGGTCGAAAATGATGTGGGACAGTTGCGCGCCGACCTGCAAACCATCAAGGCAAGACATGCGGCGACAGTGTATGCGAAGGATGCGCTCGAGGCTGAACAAAAGAAGTTGGAGAACGGGAAAAGCACCAGTTTTCAAGTGCTGCAATTGCAAAAGGATTATACCAATGCCCAAACGCTGGAAATCCGGGCCATTGCCAGTTACAACCAGCATATCGCGCAATTGGCCTTGGATGAGGGAACCACTTTGACGAAGAACCGGATTGATTTGACGAAAAAGTGA